One window of Oryza brachyantha chromosome 12, ObraRS2, whole genome shotgun sequence genomic DNA carries:
- the LOC102719348 gene encoding uncharacterized protein LOC102719348, protein MEIHGFIRISLLALGVLSMATWVPPVCSFLRSLFMVYLPSVASAIVAPKCLFVFSNLIVVILVGESRLGHPKAGESVHKEGGEVVMVEEAGLATPAIAGDDDRREQLQVDQSIAQEEVPEMDQSEDQGRRDRAAVGDEVVTEMMMLMEEEGVGELVLDDEEVMAEEEGRRREAEEERDDLPTDELNRRVEEFIARFNMERRLEARMLVCCC, encoded by the coding sequence ATGGAAATCCATGGCTTCATCAGGATCTCTCTGCTTGCCCTAGGTGTCCTCTCCATGGCGACGTGGGTGCCTCCAGTGTGCTCCTTCCTGAGGAGCTTGTTCATGGTGTACctcccctccgtcgcgtcgGCCATCGTCGCGCCCAAGTGCCTCTTCGTCTTCTCCAACCtcatcgtcgtcatcctcgTCGGCGAGTCCAGGCTTGGGCATCCCAAGGCTGGAGAGAGTGTTCacaaggaaggaggggaggtggTCATGGTGGAGGAGGCAGGCTTGGCGACGCCGGCTAtcgccggagacgacgatCGGCGTGAGCAACTGCAAGTTGACCAATCCATTGCTCAAGAAGAGGTTCCTGAGATGGATCAATCTGAGGACCAGGGACGCCGTGATCGAGCTGCAGTTGGTGATGAGGTAGTCACTGAGATGATGATGTTAATGGAGGAAGAAGGTGTTGGCGAGTTAGTCCTCGATGATGAGGAGGTTAtggccgaggaggaaggacgacggcgagaggcggaggaggagagggatgATCTCCCAACCGACGAGCTGAACCGGCGAGTGGAGGAGTTCATCGCAAGGTTCAACATGGAAAGGCGGCTGGAGGCCAGGATGCTGGTGTGCTGCTGCTAA
- the LOC102716639 gene encoding serine/threonine-protein kinase AFC2-like, which yields MECLAEMPRAPLADRRPRKRQRLGWDVGPEMHQVPIGLCGQEVANVISAVTLGLSTVSSQGTQEIPRFASPPQREDDKDGHYVFAVGDNLTSRYRINAKMGEGTFGQVLECWDRERKEMVAIKIIRGIKKYRDAAMIEIGMLEQLGKYEKSRSSCVQIRNWFDYRNHICIVCEKLGPSLYDFLRKNNYRSFPVDLVREVAKQLLECIAFMHELRLIHTDLKPENILLVSPEYIKVPDYKVSSRSPKEGSYYKRLPKSSAIKVIDFGSTTYDQQDQTYVVSTRHYRAPEVILGLGWSYPCDIWSVGCILVELCTGEALFQTHENLEHLAMMERVFGPLPCHMLKRADRHSEKYVRKGRLNWPEGCASRESMKAVMKLPRLQNLVMQNVDHSGGEFIGLLQGLLRYDPASRLTAQEALRHPFLREQNERRR from the exons atggagTGCTTGGCCGAGAtgccgcgcgcgccgctggccgaccgccgcccgCGCAAGCGGCAGCGGCTGGGGTGGGACGTCGGCCCCGAGATGCACCAG GTTCCGATAGGACTATGTGGGCAAGAAGTTGCAAATGTCATCAGTGCTGTCACGTTGGGGCTCTCCACTGTTTCCTCCCAGGGGACCCAGGAAATCCCACGTTTTGCTTCCCCTCCTCAGAGGGAAGATGACAAGGATGGACATTATGTCTTTGCTGTTGGAGACAACCTCACTTCCCGAT ACAGGATTAATGCAAAAATGGGTGAAG GTACCTTTGGTCAGGTGTTGGAATGTTGGGATAGGGAAAGGAAAGAAATGGTGGCCATTAAGATCATCAGAGGTATTAAGAAGTACAGGGATGCTGCAATGATAGAAATTGGCATGCTCGAGCAGCTtggtaaatatgaaaaaagtaGATCCAG TTGTGTTCAAATTCGGAACTGGTTTGACTATCGTAACCATATCTGTATT GTCTGTGAGAAGCTTGGACCAAGCTTATATGATTTTCTGCGGAAAAACAATTACCGCTCATTCCCAGTTGACCTAGTTCGGGAGGTTGCCAAACAACTGTTGGAATGTATAGCAT TTATGCATGAATTGCGCCTCATTCACACTGATTTAAAGCCTGAGAACATTCTTCTTGTTTCTCCGGAGTATATTAAAGTGCCCGATTACAAA GTTTCATCCCGTTCCCCCAAGGAGGGTTCCTATTACAAGCGGCTTCCCAAGTCCAGCGCAATCAAGGTGATTGATTTTGGAAGCACAACATATGACCAGCAGGATCAGACCTATGTGGTGTCTACTAGACATTATCGAGCTCCAGAAGTTATCTTGG GGCTTGGATGGAGTTACCCATGTGATATCTGGAGTGTTGGATGTATACTGGTTGAGCTATGCACG GGGGAAGCATTGTTTCAGACCCATGAAAACTTGGAGCATCTTGCTATGATGGAGAGGGTGTTTGGTCCTTTGCCATGCCACATGCTCAAAAGGGCAGA CCGACATTCTGAGAAATATGTAAGAAAGGGCCGATTAAACTGGCCTGAAGGTTGTGCGTCACGGGAGAGCATGAAAGCTGTTATGAAGCTGCCGCGTCTTCAG AATCTGGTGATGCAAAATGTTGATCATTCTGGGGGCGAGTTCATCGGCCTTTTGCAAGGTCTGCTGAGGTACGATCCAGCTAGCCGCCTAACAGCCCAAGAGGCGCTTAGGCATCCATTCTTGAGGGAGCAGAATGAGCGAAGAAGATGA